Within Desulfobacterales bacterium, the genomic segment TTTAAATGCTTTTGGATCGATTTGCTTAAACCAATCACCTTGGCCAAATCAAGATAGGTCGGCAAGCCTGCTAACGCCGTCATCCCGGTTGTTTTTTTCTCAGCTTCATACTTGAATGGAAGAACTCCTTGTGCCATAATAACTTCACCTCGTTGATGATAAGTTTTTTGTCTAAAATTAACCTATCACCCTGATTCTTCAGGATCAACGAGGTTTTTTACTTTTCTTGACGGTGAATCAGGGAATGTTCGATGATGCACCTGTACAATCACTCCGGACAGATCACCCTGCAGTTGCATAAAAAACATGACACCGTGTAGAAAAGAATAATAATAACGGGGTATTTAGACTTATTTGGTTATGTTTCACAATCGAACTTTTGATGACTTTCAGCATAAACGAAAAAATGTGTCATGTTTTTTACCCAGAAGGAAAGCCCAGGATGCCCCATCTCCTGCGTTGCCAAGGGTTCGCAGTAGAAAAGCTACGGCTTCACCCTTGGACGCCTTGGAGCTGGGGCATCCTGGGCTTTTGCAACAACAGGGATCACTCTAACGGTAGGGAAATATGTCCTATAACGGCCCTCATCCCGTGTGATTAAATCCATGTCAAGTACAGCAGCCTGAGCGCCAATATAGAAATCGGGTAAGGAGGATTTCTTGATCCCTTTCCCCCTTTTGTATTTAAGATAAGCTTTTCCAGCCAGAAACAGGGCTTCTTTGGGAATTTCCAACATCTGAAATCCGCCTTTATGAAGGGCCGATTCCAATTCTTCAATTTTCTTGAAACCTACCGATACTTCTGTGTAAATTATCGTGTTAATATAAAGTGTTGTGTGGTCGCTATAACGTGCCAGTGCAGATTCAGCCCAATCAGCCCAATTGGGATCATCAAGGAAAATGTCCAGAATGACATTGGAGTCAACAAGAAGCCCCTTCATTTATCTGACCTCGTCAAGGCCATTATTTCATCTGTCGTCATTTTAACAGTTGCAGCACCACGCAGTTTTGCAAATTTCAGGGCGGCCGGTTTTCTCCCTTTTTGTTTCACTAAAAAAACACGGTCATCTTCCTCGACAAAATCAACCTCTGTTGTCGGGGTGATTCCCAGTTTTTCGCGAATGTGCTGGGGAATGGTGACCTGACCTTTTGTGGTTACTCTCATAATTTATCCTCCAGTAATATGTATTACCGGTAATAGTAATACTTTGCATGGTTCAGGTCAATTCAAAATATAGCATCGAACAAATTATCCTATAGTTTCTGTATTCATCTGAAAAAATGTTTAAAATGTGCATATCCCCGCCAGGGGCCAGGCGCTGTCCATAGGCCGTGAAACCTCTGTCGTTCGACAATAGAGGTTAAGATGGGATCGAGAAAAGCCTTGATGGCTGCAACGACATCCTCGAAGGATTCCGGTGCGTCGGCAAGCTTGGCTTTCCTGATGAACCCCAACCACTGAACCTTTTTGCCCGCATCCTTCCTGAAAGAAAGATCAAAGACCGTGGGATTGATTGTGATTATCGTTTTTCGGTTTTCAAATGTTTTTTCAATCGCTTCGGCCAACGTGTCGCCCCTGAAGTCAAATGTGCGGGACAGGAACCATATATCGTAGAAATCTTTCATCCGGCTGTTCAAAACTCCCAGTTTGACCATGGCCTGGAACTTCTCGGCAATGGTGCTCTCCTTGGTGTAGCCATTCAACTCAGGCGGAGGAAAGTCTAGAAGCGAAGGGTACGCGACCTTGCAGGGACCCGGAACGACAACATCTCCGAAACCGATATCAATCTGCAGAGAGATCCGTGCGTTGCCGAGGACGCCCCGGACGCGGCAGCGCACGCCTTCGTAATCGGCGCCTTCGGTAATCCTGGCTGCGGTCACCGACTCCGGATGAAAGGCTATGCCATCCGACTCGACTTCCGTTTCGCAGGCATCCCTCATAGCAGCGACAATCACTTCGGGGCTGTTGACGATTTTTCCCAGCAGGTCGATGTCCATGGTGGGGCGTGACCCAGGTCCGGTCCATGCAACAAACATCAAGGCGCCTTTCAGGAGGAACCTGTCCGCGTGGGGGCTCTTGGAAAGCCGGTAGATAAACCGTTCGATGGCAAAGTGCTGCAGGATTTCATTAAACGGCCGGGCGGTATCCTTGGCCTTGTTGATAAGACGTTGATGTAATGACGCGGCTGTGTTTTTAATATTCTTTGCCATTATAGAATTGCCTCGAGGTAGGGACGGATAGTCTTTCTCACACGACAAATTTCTGCATAACGCAT encodes:
- a CDS encoding AbrB/MazE/SpoVT family DNA-binding domain-containing protein gives rise to the protein MRVTTKGQVTIPQHIREKLGITPTTEVDFVEEDDRVFLVKQKGRKPAALKFAKLRGAATVKMTTDEIMALTRSDK
- a CDS encoding PIN domain-containing protein, which translates into the protein MKGLLVDSNVILDIFLDDPNWADWAESALARYSDHTTLYINTIIYTEVSVGFKKIEELESALHKGGFQMLEIPKEALFLAGKAYLKYKRGKGIKKSSLPDFYIGAQAAVLDMDLITRDEGRYRTYFPTVRVIPVVAKAQDAPAPRRPRVKP
- a CDS encoding nucleotidyl transferase AbiEii/AbiGii toxin family protein — protein: MAKNIKNTAASLHQRLINKAKDTARPFNEILQHFAIERFIYRLSKSPHADRFLLKGALMFVAWTGPGSRPTMDIDLLGKIVNSPEVIVAAMRDACETEVESDGIAFHPESVTAARITEGADYEGVRCRVRGVLGNARISLQIDIGFGDVVVPGPCKVAYPSLLDFPPPELNGYTKESTIAEKFQAMVKLGVLNSRMKDFYDIWFLSRTFDFRGDTLAEAIEKTFENRKTIITINPTVFDLSFRKDAGKKVQWLGFIRKAKLADAPESFEDVVAAIKAFLDPILTSIVERQRFHGLWTAPGPWRGYAHFKHFFR